Proteins encoded by one window of Candidatus Obscuribacterales bacterium:
- a CDS encoding DUF2141 domain-containing protein, giving the protein MLKKRIWLSLVSAMIFSAGCFVHAADQGTLIIHVSGLKNSNGSVRVALFNSDASYTNDKFTGETAFRKEILPIKNNAAECAFTNLPYGDYAIKLFHNEDNSGKFETGIFGIPKVQYGFSNNAHGKFGPAGYDKAMFHLGSTEQSMNIEMQ; this is encoded by the coding sequence ATGCTTAAAAAGCGAATATGGTTATCTCTTGTTAGCGCAATGATTTTTAGTGCCGGGTGCTTTGTGCACGCAGCCGACCAGGGTACTCTTATTATTCACGTCAGTGGTTTGAAAAACAGCAACGGTTCTGTACGTGTTGCACTGTTCAACTCTGATGCATCGTATACGAATGATAAATTTACCGGTGAGACGGCTTTTCGCAAGGAGATTTTGCCGATTAAGAACAATGCTGCCGAATGTGCTTTCACTAATTTGCCGTACGGTGATTATGCAATTAAGTTGTTTCATAATGAGGACAATAGCGGCAAGTTTGAAACCGGCATATTTGGTATCCCGAAAGTGCAGTATGGTTTTTCCAATAACGCTCATGGGAAATTTGGACCGGCTGGATATGATAAAGCCATGTTTCATCTAGGTTCAACCGAGCAGTCCATGAACATAGAAATGCAGTAG
- a CDS encoding DEAD/DEAH box helicase: MNKEDTTPLSWAHPLVRDWFVSKFGTASEPQTEGWPHILAGRPTLISAPTGSGKTLAAFLACIDRLVRRAVDGKLEDHTYVVYVSPLKALSNDIHKNLEQPLAEIVELAKERGIEMQPIRVAVRTGDTQAHERRAMLKRPPHILVTTPESLYILITAEKSRATLKLVETLIVDEIHAVADDKRGAHLCLSLERLQALTLKPPLRIGLSATQKPIEQIAQYLVGNGRAQPVIVNAGHKRKIDLAIEVPGAPLAPVASAELWEEIYDRIASLVESHQSTLVFVNTRKLAERIAFRLSERLGEDAVASHHGSLSRKIRLVAEHKLKTGQLKVLVATASLELGIDVGAIDLVCQIGSPRSIAVALQRIGRSGHFKGATPKGRVFATTRDQLVECAALCRAISHGDLDKIIIPEAPLDILAQQIVASCATNDWQEDELFEMVSRAYPYQSLTRDQFDEILDMLTEGFSGRTIARGSYLLRDRVNKTVHARRGSRMLAITNGGAIPETGLFNMVVEPEETIVGTLDEDFAVESNRGDVILLGTTSWQVIRVEQRTGRVLVKDAHGSPPSVPFWRGEAPARTEELSDHIGRLRQEISDKLSDASRRGALHAPDNSDIVEWLMNECHLDKSGAEQLVEYIVEGQTVLGQVPTQKRIIAERFFDEGGGMQLVIHAPFGGRINKAWGLALRKRFCRSFNFELQAAATDDGLNISLLEQHSFPLADVFRFLSKETLAEVLTQAALQTPIFNTRFRWDANRALSLLRYQGGKKVPPQIQRMRAEDLLATVFPQAAACQDNIDGDIVVPEHPLINEVMKDVLTEAMDLEGLTKLISEITAGEIECIAIDTPTPSAFAAEIVNANPYAYLDDAPLEERRARAVEMRRVLPQSIVEEVGRLDPETIQRVQQEAWPDIRDAHELYDLTQTLIIMPELAEIDDQLSTVPDRHIERWSDLFAELLNSKRVGKAKVGSRNYWVTAENVETFKSIFPDAEFVVLPAQIPQESAGGGDGIRAAIKGWMFHLGPTNAQELSAITGLAPADVEQALLFIESQGLVLRGRFTSANTEEWSERRLLSRIHNLTVGTLRKQIEPVTAAQFMQWLLRWQHVTPGSQLTGERGTLEVLSQLQGFEIPANAWESSILTKRIRKYDPDVVDHLCLTGAIGWGRLSPHPASLEGIVLPDESSGIKRVVPTSIAPVTFFVRHESDWMASKHIKGDEVKFLSQAAADVFEFLKLHGASFFSDISRGVGRLKAEVETALWELVTAGLVTADGFDNLRALIDPKRRAGEGRGRYSRPRHSTGRWSLLYSAHSPARTEIANDRNEIVEATCWMLLRRYGVVFRDLLARENVVPKWRELLMAFRRLEDRGEVRAGRFISGFLGEQFGLPIAVESLRALRKQPPNGETVTISAADPLNLVGILVPGQKIASHFSQMITYKDGVPVEPQVKFTGYQH; the protein is encoded by the coding sequence GTGAACAAAGAAGACACGACTCCACTTTCGTGGGCGCACCCACTTGTCAGAGACTGGTTTGTCTCTAAATTTGGCACGGCGTCGGAGCCTCAGACTGAGGGGTGGCCGCATATTCTTGCCGGCAGACCGACGCTTATTTCGGCGCCTACCGGGTCGGGCAAGACATTGGCGGCGTTTTTGGCTTGTATCGATAGATTGGTCAGACGAGCGGTTGATGGGAAGCTCGAAGACCACACTTATGTAGTTTATGTTTCACCGCTTAAAGCTTTGAGCAATGACATTCATAAAAATCTCGAGCAGCCTCTGGCGGAAATTGTTGAGTTAGCCAAAGAGCGCGGTATTGAAATGCAGCCTATTCGGGTTGCTGTGCGCACGGGCGATACACAGGCGCATGAGCGAAGGGCTATGCTCAAGCGTCCGCCACATATTTTGGTTACGACGCCGGAGTCACTTTACATTCTCATTACGGCCGAGAAGAGTAGGGCGACTCTGAAACTTGTTGAGACTCTGATTGTTGATGAAATTCACGCAGTTGCCGATGATAAGCGTGGCGCTCATCTTTGCCTTTCGCTGGAGAGACTACAGGCACTAACTCTCAAGCCGCCTTTACGTATTGGTCTTTCTGCCACCCAAAAGCCGATTGAGCAAATTGCTCAGTATTTGGTCGGCAATGGACGGGCTCAGCCTGTAATTGTGAATGCCGGACACAAAAGAAAAATAGATTTGGCGATTGAAGTGCCGGGAGCACCTTTGGCTCCGGTGGCATCTGCCGAATTGTGGGAAGAGATTTATGATCGCATCGCGTCACTAGTCGAGAGCCATCAGTCGACTCTAGTATTTGTAAATACTCGCAAGTTAGCTGAGCGAATTGCCTTTCGTTTATCTGAAAGACTCGGCGAAGATGCAGTAGCCAGCCATCACGGAAGTTTGTCGCGCAAAATCAGATTGGTTGCCGAGCACAAGCTTAAAACAGGACAATTGAAGGTTCTTGTAGCCACTGCTTCGCTGGAACTTGGTATTGATGTCGGTGCTATTGATTTGGTCTGCCAAATAGGATCGCCTAGATCCATTGCAGTGGCTCTGCAAAGGATTGGTCGTTCAGGTCACTTTAAAGGAGCAACACCTAAAGGTCGTGTGTTTGCAACAACACGGGACCAATTGGTTGAATGTGCGGCGCTCTGCCGGGCCATTAGTCATGGCGATCTGGACAAGATTATTATTCCGGAAGCACCCTTGGATATTTTGGCGCAACAAATAGTGGCTTCTTGCGCAACTAACGACTGGCAAGAAGATGAGCTGTTTGAGATGGTCAGCCGTGCTTATCCATATCAGTCGTTAACTAGAGACCAGTTTGATGAGATTCTGGACATGCTCACAGAAGGCTTCTCCGGCAGGACAATTGCCAGAGGGTCTTACTTGTTGCGCGATCGCGTGAATAAAACAGTTCACGCCCGTCGCGGTAGTCGCATGTTAGCTATTACAAACGGTGGCGCAATTCCGGAGACCGGCTTATTTAACATGGTCGTCGAGCCGGAAGAAACAATTGTCGGCACGCTTGATGAAGACTTTGCCGTTGAAAGCAATCGCGGCGATGTTATTTTGCTTGGCACAACGTCGTGGCAAGTTATACGAGTAGAGCAACGTACAGGTCGCGTCTTAGTCAAAGATGCTCACGGCTCTCCTCCGTCGGTTCCATTCTGGCGAGGAGAAGCTCCCGCTCGCACGGAAGAATTATCAGATCACATTGGCAGACTACGTCAAGAAATAAGCGACAAACTTTCCGACGCCTCCCGTAGGGGCGCATTGCATGCGCCCGACAACAGCGATATTGTCGAATGGTTAATGAACGAATGCCACCTAGACAAATCCGGCGCCGAGCAACTGGTTGAATACATCGTCGAGGGACAAACAGTCCTGGGTCAAGTGCCGACGCAAAAGAGAATCATTGCTGAAAGATTCTTCGATGAAGGCGGCGGCATGCAGCTTGTTATTCACGCTCCTTTCGGTGGGCGAATAAATAAGGCCTGGGGACTAGCATTGCGCAAGCGCTTCTGCCGCAGTTTCAATTTCGAATTACAGGCAGCAGCTACAGATGACGGTCTGAATATTTCACTTTTGGAACAACATAGTTTTCCATTGGCTGATGTCTTTCGCTTTCTAAGCAAAGAAACTCTGGCCGAAGTACTTACACAAGCAGCCTTACAAACGCCGATTTTCAATACTCGTTTTCGTTGGGATGCAAATCGCGCACTATCCTTGCTACGCTATCAAGGTGGCAAGAAAGTACCGCCACAGATTCAACGCATGCGCGCTGAGGATTTGTTAGCCACAGTGTTTCCCCAAGCAGCTGCTTGCCAGGACAACATCGACGGCGACATTGTTGTACCGGAACATCCTCTTATCAATGAAGTGATGAAGGATGTATTGACTGAAGCAATGGACCTTGAAGGACTGACAAAACTAATTTCAGAAATTACCGCCGGCGAAATTGAATGTATTGCCATTGATACACCAACACCGTCTGCTTTTGCCGCCGAAATAGTCAATGCCAATCCATACGCATACTTAGATGATGCTCCACTGGAAGAAAGACGCGCCCGAGCGGTCGAAATGCGACGAGTCTTGCCGCAGTCCATTGTAGAAGAAGTCGGTCGATTAGATCCGGAAACCATCCAGCGCGTGCAGCAAGAAGCATGGCCGGATATTCGTGACGCGCATGAGCTTTATGACTTAACGCAGACACTTATCATCATGCCGGAGTTGGCGGAGATTGACGATCAACTGTCTACAGTTCCTGACAGACATATTGAAAGATGGTCCGATCTATTTGCAGAACTTCTAAACAGCAAGAGAGTCGGCAAAGCAAAAGTCGGCAGTCGAAATTATTGGGTGACGGCCGAAAATGTCGAGACCTTCAAGTCAATTTTCCCTGATGCGGAATTTGTCGTTTTACCTGCGCAAATCCCTCAAGAATCAGCAGGCGGGGGCGATGGTATTCGCGCAGCGATAAAAGGATGGATGTTCCACTTAGGTCCAACTAATGCGCAAGAGCTTTCAGCAATTACAGGTCTTGCGCCGGCAGATGTTGAACAAGCACTGCTCTTTATCGAGTCGCAAGGATTAGTTTTGCGCGGTCGCTTTACCAGTGCTAACACCGAAGAATGGTCCGAGCGTCGCTTGCTCTCACGCATTCACAATTTGACAGTCGGTACTTTACGCAAGCAGATCGAACCTGTAACTGCCGCACAATTCATGCAATGGCTTCTACGCTGGCAACATGTAACACCGGGCAGCCAGCTGACAGGTGAGCGCGGTACGCTTGAAGTGCTGAGCCAACTGCAAGGGTTTGAAATTCCAGCAAATGCTTGGGAGTCGTCAATTCTTACCAAGCGAATTAGGAAATACGATCCTGATGTAGTTGACCACTTGTGTCTAACAGGAGCAATTGGCTGGGGACGATTGTCACCCCACCCAGCTAGTTTGGAAGGTATTGTTTTGCCTGATGAGAGTTCCGGTATTAAGCGTGTTGTTCCAACAAGCATTGCACCTGTGACATTTTTTGTTCGTCACGAGTCTGACTGGATGGCATCCAAGCATATCAAAGGCGATGAAGTGAAGTTTCTCTCGCAAGCGGCAGCCGATGTCTTTGAATTTTTGAAATTACATGGAGCGTCTTTCTTCAGCGATATAAGTCGTGGAGTCGGTCGACTAAAGGCTGAGGTGGAAACAGCGCTTTGGGAATTGGTTACGGCAGGCTTAGTGACAGCTGATGGTTTCGATAATTTACGGGCGTTAATTGATCCAAAGAGACGTGCCGGCGAAGGACGCGGGCGTTACTCTCGTCCACGCCACAGCACCGGACGCTGGTCACTTCTATATTCAGCGCACAGCCCGGCACGAACTGAAATTGCCAATGATCGCAATGAAATTGTTGAAGCAACCTGTTGGATGCTGCTTCGACGCTATGGTGTTGTCTTCCGAGATCTTCTTGCGCGCGAAAATGTAGTTCCAAAATGGCGCGAGCTATTAATGGCCTTCAGGCGTTTGGAAGACAGGGGAGAAGTGAGAGCGGGAAGATTCATAAGTGGATTTTTGGGCGAGCAGTTTGGCCTGCCAATAGCTGTTGAATCACTTAGAGCACTGCGCAAGCAACCGCCTAATGGTGAAACGGTAACAATTTCAGCGGCCGATCCTCTCAATCTGGTGGGCATCTTGGTGCCAGGTCAAAAAATTGCCAGTCACTTTAGCCAAATGATCACATATAAAGATGGCGTTCCAGTCGAACCACAGGTAAAATTTACTGGTTATCAGCATTAA
- a CDS encoding peptide MFS transporter, producing MTHETLDTGGLFGHPRGLTTLFFTELWERFSFYGMRAILVLYMVAAVADGGLGFDIKTAAMIYGFYQMSCYMLSLPGGILADRLIGARKAVLIGGIIIALGHFTLAFPSIQTFFLGLILIVSGTGLLKPNISAMLGSLYAPGDHRRDGGFSIFYMGINIGAAMAPLVCGYLAQDLGFKKTITTWGFHPESSWHFGFAAAGVGMIFGLMQYLAQRKRLATVGNPPATTVSMKSAGENGQAAPAARQIMTVGEWKRLGAIGVLFFFTVLFWAIYEQAGSSLTLFADKLTRHEIFGFEFPSSWFQSLNPVFVMILAPVFSLFWVKLGDKEPSSPAKFTWGLLILALGIGLMVPAAMLTAHGLVSPLWLVAVYLVECIGELCLSPVGLSTVTKLAPLRFVGMFMGIWFLASALGDFVSGIIASYFDTDPTHMVYLFGSMAVAAMVATGILALLTPKVRELMGEVR from the coding sequence ATGACACATGAAACGCTCGATACCGGTGGACTCTTCGGACATCCACGCGGATTGACCACGTTGTTCTTCACCGAGCTGTGGGAGCGCTTCAGCTTCTACGGCATGCGCGCCATTCTTGTTCTTTATATGGTGGCAGCAGTTGCCGATGGTGGACTTGGATTTGATATTAAAACAGCCGCGATGATTTACGGCTTTTACCAAATGTCTTGCTACATGCTTTCTTTGCCGGGTGGCATTCTTGCCGATCGTTTAATTGGCGCAAGAAAAGCAGTGTTGATCGGCGGCATTATTATTGCGCTCGGTCACTTCACTTTGGCATTCCCATCAATTCAAACATTTTTCTTGGGCTTGATACTTATCGTTAGTGGTACTGGTTTGTTAAAGCCGAACATCAGCGCAATGTTGGGATCGCTTTATGCACCTGGTGACCACAGACGTGATGGTGGATTTTCCATCTTCTATATGGGCATCAACATTGGCGCAGCGATGGCTCCATTAGTCTGCGGTTACTTAGCGCAAGACTTAGGCTTCAAGAAAACAATTACTACCTGGGGATTCCATCCAGAGTCGTCGTGGCACTTTGGCTTTGCTGCAGCCGGAGTTGGCATGATCTTTGGACTCATGCAATATCTTGCTCAGCGCAAGCGCCTAGCTACGGTTGGCAATCCACCAGCAACAACTGTTAGTATGAAATCTGCGGGTGAAAATGGTCAGGCTGCTCCAGCAGCCCGACAGATCATGACCGTTGGTGAGTGGAAACGTTTGGGAGCGATTGGCGTATTGTTTTTCTTCACCGTGTTGTTCTGGGCAATTTATGAACAAGCTGGTTCATCGTTGACGTTATTTGCCGACAAATTAACTCGTCACGAAATATTTGGTTTTGAATTCCCATCAAGCTGGTTCCAGTCATTGAATCCGGTGTTCGTGATGATTCTGGCGCCGGTGTTCTCGCTCTTCTGGGTTAAATTGGGCGATAAGGAGCCATCCAGTCCCGCCAAGTTCACCTGGGGATTGCTCATTTTAGCTTTAGGTATCGGGCTAATGGTGCCTGCTGCAATGCTTACAGCGCACGGCTTGGTGAGCCCGCTATGGCTTGTAGCTGTGTATCTTGTTGAGTGTATCGGGGAACTTTGTTTGTCTCCTGTTGGTCTAAGTACTGTAACTAAACTTGCACCGTTACGATTCGTTGGGATGTTCATGGGGATTTGGTTTTTAGCATCGGCACTGGGAGATTTCGTTTCAGGAATCATTGCCAGCTATTTCGATACCGATCCTACTCATATGGTTTATTTGTTTGGTTCTATGGCTGTGGCAGCTATGGTTGCTACAGGAATTCTCGCCCTGCTTACGCCTAAGGTGCGTGAGCTAATGGGCGAAGTTCGTTAG
- the msrA gene encoding peptide-methionine (S)-S-oxide reductase MsrA: MEKATFGAGCFWGVEETFRQVTGVSETAVGYMGGTLNSPTYEDVCTDETGHAEVVQLTYDPSKVSYEQLLKIFWGLHDPTTLNRQGPDIGSQYRSGVYFHTKEQEQAARNLKSKLDTSGHFKRPIVTEIEPAQTFWRAEEYHQKYFQRRGLPSCHVPQPIE, from the coding sequence ATGGAAAAAGCAACATTTGGAGCCGGCTGCTTCTGGGGAGTCGAAGAAACCTTTCGCCAAGTCACTGGTGTTAGTGAAACGGCTGTCGGCTACATGGGCGGCACTCTCAATAGTCCCACGTATGAAGATGTCTGCACCGACGAGACAGGTCATGCTGAAGTCGTGCAATTGACTTATGACCCCAGCAAAGTATCTTACGAACAACTGCTCAAGATATTTTGGGGATTGCATGATCCGACAACACTAAATAGACAAGGCCCTGATATTGGATCGCAGTACCGCTCCGGTGTGTACTTCCATACTAAAGAACAAGAACAGGCAGCACGAAATCTCAAATCAAAACTAGATACAAGCGGTCACTTCAAACGTCCAATCGTCACTGAAATTGAACCCGCCCAAACATTCTGGCGCGCTGAGGAATACCACCAGAAGTATTTCCAGCGCCGCGGATTACCCAGCTGCCACGTGCCGCAGCCTATAGAATAG